In the Methanothermobacter marburgensis str. Marburg genome, CTGAAGGATGCCGCATCCTTAATTGATTCTGCAGAGCGTCCCATAATAATCGCTGGTTTCGGGGCGCTTGAAGCGGCAGAGAGTGTTGTTGAACTTGCAGAGAGGATAGGGGCCGGTATTGTGACCACATTCCGGGGTAAGGGGGTTGTTGATAACCACCACCCCCTTTACCTGGGCTGCCACGGGAGCCTGGGGTCCACTGCGGCTGCAGAGGCTGTTAGAAAAGCTGATCTCCTTATTGTTATCGGATCATCCTTCTCTGACCTCACCCAGCTTCCCCCTGGGAGGATCCTGCAGATTGACATAGACCCCTCATGATCGCAAGGCGC is a window encoding:
- a CDS encoding thiamine pyrophosphate-binding protein yields the protein MECTAEVRPLAGSIAPVSVTVPRHQLKDAASLIDSAERPIIIAGFGALEAAESVVELAERIGAGIVTTFRGKGVVDNHHPLYLGCHGSLGSTAAAEAVRKADLLIVIGSSFSDLTQLPPGRILQIDIDPS